TCCGGAGTAACAGCACAACTAAGACCCGGCTTTGGGGCTCCCCCATAGGCGATGACTCCAATCGAATGATTTCGACCCGGTGTCAATTTATCAATCTTCACTTCGTACTGCTTCGCCACGTCCTCACCAATCTCGATCATCGAGTCCTGCGGACTGTGCCGCATCATCAGATGGGCCAGCATCTCGAGTGGCGACATCTGCGCCTGGCAATTGGTCACTGGACACGTGGCCGGAATTCCATATAGCGCATCCAGATTCAAATTGGCGAACCTTGGGTACTGGTTGGAATTTTATGGAATGGTCAGTTCACGAGGCTTTTCTTGCATTTGTTTTAACTTACCATGGTTTCTGAACTATTAGTTGGGAAATTAAACTGAGAAATCTGGTAATGTCTAGAAAATGTCATGACTTGACAGGAAACGCTTGGCTAATAGTTTCCTAACAAGTGACTTATGATTACAATCGTAATGATATCGATTTTCCAAAATATCGATATGAtgcacttaaattattaaagcTACAGAAAAATACTCATGGTTAAAGCTATATAATGGGATCAAATGAAAGTAGATGACCAGAACTATCCACAATAATCGTTGTCTCTTGACTTTCCCCTTCTTTGTGGCATTTTAAGTTTCTTACTTCGTACAAATTGTGGATGTCGAGCGTCAAAAGAAAATGATTTTAGCCCAGTCATTCCGCGTTTTAAATTCCTTAACGCTTTCttgccaattattatttaactgGGCACAAAGCAGtcgcaaaaaataaaaataaaacaggaAAAACACAGCAGAAAAGATAACATCTTATTTGTCTGTCAAGGCTAGTGGGCCACATTTCCGCAGATGCTTGTTCAAATGAGTTAATTAGAGCAAGCCGAGTGCTCAGATTCGATAAAGAAATCCCCCGAACTAAAGATAATGCCGAAGTGGGAGATACCCGTTCTTTCGATTTGGCTTAATCGTGAAAAGCGACAGAAGTAATAAGCAGACGACATGACAGTAGAGTGAAAACAATTAGTAGCACGATAAGAGATGCAGATACAGCCGAAAGATACCAGATACAGATAAACGAAAGCGTCGCAAAGTCTTTTTGGCGTTTAGCTGGAAATTTGTCGCCATCATCGAACTGCATTGACAGACAAATAAATTGCTATACAGTCCGCGTGCCAGTCGGCCGTTTGTCAAGCGATCGGTTTTCCTTTTGAGGCACCACCAATACCATCATAGCCACTGGAAATGTATCTGCAACAAGTTGCCGAACAAGCCGACTCAGATGTGCCGTCCAACCTCCGGCGAACCGAACCCGACTTCAATGCGCCTCGAGAGTCCGCTGCGATCAGTCGCCCAGTAGTGCGCTCctcagatacagataaaaAACGAACCTACGAGATACTTTTTGTGCGCAGCGCGTgtgttttcaattttaataattagtgagtgagtgagtgattAAAGTCGGATACTATCAGAAAGGCCGGTCAAATGATATCTTAATTCGGAGCAATTTTAGCTCATGCCTAAAAATAATTCAACTGCGTAAGCGTATCTCTGCGAGACGGAAAACAACTGGTCCACATTGTAGTGATTCTGTTATAGGTTGCCCCAAAAATTTCAGTGATTCTTCTTCGTCGATGTGAGTCAGCAAGCAGACCATTTGCCGGCTGCCCCTTGTCAAAAAAGGTTAAATTCAATTCCCACAATCGATCGTTGAGTCATTCAACCACCTAGGCTCCAATGCAGCACCTTTGTTTGCAAGTCCCCTGATCGGCCAAATGTAAATCGCTTGTACAACCCATTGTACTTGGCTGCTTGAATTGTAACTCTTTGTTCTGCGCACATTTACTGATAAGCGCACTTGCAACCTGGCAAATGGgttgcaaatattttcatttcaattgtttaacTTCTAAAGCGATTCAAAACAGAGCTAGACAGCAAAGAAAGCAGAAGGAATTCCGGCGTAGCCCTAatagttttttaaaaaaaaaaataaattatttattgtgTATCTATGAATCAAGATATATTTAATGTGGAAAAAATTAGCTTTGGGCTTTCTTTAAACCCACTTGCTTGTACCCATTCGCAGATAGAGCTCCGTTTTAAAGATAGTCGACTCACTTTCATGCTATGCAAGTGTAAAAGCAAAATTCAGATAAAATAGTGaccaacaaaaattaattagaaTAAAAGTATTAAAACAAGTAAACAAGAGTCCGCAAGCAATGGCCACCTCAACGCTGCAATCTCCGTCGCCGTCGCCATCAACCGCCTCCGTGTCATCCAAGAATCCGCAGCTGAAGCGCGTCGTGTACTCCAAGTATCGGGAACTACTTGGTTCTTATAATGATAAGGCCAATGCCATCATCGACACTCTGCCCGCATATATGGTTCGTCAGGATCGCGGATTTCAGTTGTCGGAGCTGCCCGTGAATGGGGATGCCAATCGCAGCGGTCTGGAATCGTCGTAAGTCCGCTACGagtatatctatatatatatatctatgaatatatataaatatatagctAAATTTGCTAAAGCTGAAATGCCAGAACAAGAGCAATTTCCAAGTAAATATTTATCGCTAGATTAGCTCAACTGCGGAATGTGGGCGGCTGGAGGGAGCACCCTGTACGAACGATCTTCCGATCTCCGACTTCAGAGCCAAGCTATTTATAGCCAAGACGGGCGGACAATGACTATCATTATGTCATGTTGCATGTGGCAGCTTTCAAGTTCTTACCTCTTCTTCTACTTCTGCTGGCTGCCCTTGATCTTGAAATATGCGCTGCCAGCTGCAACTGCAGATTCTTCTAGGCAACTAGTTTGCTTTTACTAGAGGGTAGTAGGGGTTATGATGGAACTGGactaaaaatatcaaaaatatttataaatatattataaatgcGGTAAATGAATAGTTTTATATTAAATGAATGTGCAGATAATATTGTGATTGATTAATGCAATAATAATCCAAATAACACAATAAAATCTCGTATAAAAATCTCATAAACAAAATATGGCCATATAAGGGATACCAACTAGTTCATCATCATCCGGTTTCCAGTGCTTTCCAGAAGACATCACCCGTATCTTGTGGATACACCCGGTTGCCAGTTAGTTGCGAATGCCTTTAGATACATTTCTGCACGCTCATTTGCATGCgaaaaggcaaaataaaagtCAAGcacacaacaacaaattaGAAAAGTGAAAATGCGAATTGCACAGATGTTTTTCTatcatttaaatttgaaattgtgATTGCTTTGGTTACTATTGCATGTTTTTAACTCACGCATGAACAGCTGCGAGTTGAGGATTTTTGctattttacatttatttttggcaaatcatAAAGCCCAGTCATTAGTCGGTAAAAtgtatttacatttatttatagaaatatatgtttatttaaggCTAAGTGCAAGTGCATCGCATATGCATATGATTCACAAAAAATATGTGCCAGTTAATTAGTCATGTTGCATTATGATTATAGGCGAACTTTGTATGGTATCTTATTGGTTATTTCTTCCCGGTTCCTCGAAACTTTTTCCTGGTGTTCTGacattttaattgccaaatcTGTCAGTGGCAAGCAAACAGTTGGTGGTCTTGTCTTGTGGTCAATTGCTTCTTATCCGCAGCCCCAAGTACCAAGTACTGACGCCATGTCCCCGCCAATTGACGTCATCAGGCGACATCTGTGATTTCAGCGCGTGTATCTTTTAGTTTTTAACgattcttttgtttttcgaaaattttgGCAACGCATTTTTTAGTTCACTGTGCGTGACGATCATTGGAATTGAGAACAATGAATGGGAATTTACATTGCTTTTGTGGAAATGTGCAGGAAATGCTTAGTGCATTAAGCTGACATTTTTCCAGGCTTGTCACGGTGTTTAATAACTTTTATAACCCGGCCCAATATGGCAGCGGTCTAATGTTTAATACAGAAAAAACAGTTAACAAAACGGTTGTGTAAGTTGCATTTCCTATCCGGCCATAAAGCATCGATCGAGCGACCGATCGAGTCAATAAACGGGGAATAGACCGATCTGAACTGAACGACCTCACAATTTTGGGCACGCCTCGACAATTATGGAAGCTGTTGATGCTATTAATTCGCACATAATCAATGGCAAGTTCAACAAAAAGTGTCCCAACCTGACTGGGCATATGTATCCATAGTTTATTTTATCCACCATATGCCATGTCTATAAGGAGCTGACGGCATTTCTTCGACCATCGCAAATATGGTGATAATTAAAGATTTGTTGATTTGTATTTCGATTCGATTTAAATGCGATTTTCTGTCAGTAACCGCAGGGAGTTACGTCATTTGCATTTGACTTTGATGCACGCGCTCCAATTTGCATGTAAGCCAGTTGTGGGTGAGTTTCGCAACCGTTTTCCCACACAACTTGGCCTTCGCATTTGCGGTTTGCAGTGTAGGGTGCCTTGTTTAACTTAGTTATATTTTGCTAATAATTTGGCGAGACCGCAGAGTTTTGGCCGTGTCAACTTTATGGAACAACTGCCAGGCAGACCCGATCACCTGTTCCTGTTCGCCTGACCCACTTGGATGCGAATCATCCACGCACACCAAGCTCATGTCAAACGGGCCTGACAACTTTTCAGAACCCGATCCCGAACTCCATCACTTTCTTTCGGCATAAACGGGCTTTCTGGTGGAGCCAACGTTAACGAGAACGCATATTGTCGCCGAACCTCTTCGATTTTCGCTTTTAATTAGCGAATTGTTAACGTTTAACGCATTTAAAATAAGCAAATTATGCGGAGAAAATTCGCCGTTGACTGGGAAGTGGGATGCTCGTACATGAAGACATACTCAACGGGACTGAGAAAGTGCAAATGGGAAATTTTCACAAGCCTAAAAAGGCATTAAATAAACTAATCTCagcaaaaattattttacgTAGATACTCTGAGGGAAGCCAGATAGATTGAGACAACTATTATGTCTATAATTCCCCATTACTCAAGTTATGTCTTACAAATTTATTATAACGAAACTAATTCAGCCAATTCCTTCAATAGACCTTCTTATAGTCATGATACCACCAATAACTTCTCACTTTCAACCTTTCAAATTTGGCACTTCATCGGACGTCTCTCACCTTTTATGGTCGGTCGTCCGTAACAACTTGAACTCACTTTCCCCCTATTGATCgttaaaaaatcaaaacattggCTCGTTGAACTATCGATGATCGACTAATGAGTCGCAGCAGCTGCGAAGAAAGGAAAACAATACAAATGGGCGCTTTTGCCGGCGACCAAGAGCGAAACAATAAATTAGAAAAgatttaacaaaaattatgATAAATAGCCCATGCAAATGGGAGAGGAAGTCAGATTAACATGACAGCTGGGttgcgaaaaaaataataccaACGTTAACTAAAAGATTAAAGTATTGTTAATGCATATACCTATTTGAAAGCCTTTGCATTGTATTAATAATGATTATCATAATCCAACGGATTATCAGAAATATCATCTTTACTTTTCctgtttaataattaataagattTTCAGTAGCCGAAGTTATATAGAAACAAAGATAATCTTGAATGAAATtcggaaatatttaaattaaatgatttaaaGATATATTTGCAAGTGTCTAAGTACTGGTTAAACaaaagattattattattattattattataataagtGGCTTACAGAGATTTGAACCTTGTTTTCCTGCAGGTATGGACAGCGCGGAGGAGGCGGATCCGGAAACGGTGGCTACGAAGCGCCCGCGTGCGTACAGAACGCGATGATGACAAAAGACAAGAAGCCCTTCACCTACACGCCCGGCGGCATCGATCTCTCCCAGATCCGGTCGGAGCGGATGGCCAAGCGATTGGCGCGCAATGCCCAATCGGAGGGAGCCACCGGAGCCGCCCAACAGAACAGACCCGCCCAGCCACAGTCGCCAGGTGGGCCAGGTGGTGCAGCCAGTTCGATTGGAGCCGCTGCCATGGGCATGCCGTTCCAGGTGctgccgccgccaccaccgccgccgcaaCCACAGTCGGGTAAGAATGGCACCCAAGGTGCTAGCGCCGcacccccaccaccacccccacAACAACCCAGCACATTAGCGCCACCCACTGGGCGCCTAAGTGCCCCCGGTTCGCCGGCTACGGCGCGCAAATCGCCAACTCCACAGCGTTTTGAGCCACCGCCACTGGGTTTCCGGCCGGAGATCAAGATACCGCCAAATCCCATGGCTGCGCTGCGCAAGGTGGCACCGCCCGTGGAGAAGAACACGTTCTGGAAGGACGAGTACATTAAGGATCGCTCCAAGAGTCCGCTGCCCGAGGTGGCACCTGCTGCGAATGGAGGATATAGCAGCAACACAGCCGATGCCGTTGATGGTGAGCAGAGCCCCCAAGGATTGGGCTCGCTTTACTTTTTGGGTGATTTTGGTTCAGCTACTGATCCCGATACGACTCATCACACATCGCCAGCTCTTACTAAGCGGTTGAGGTTGCTTCTTCTAAAAGCCCCATTCGACTAACCAGACATCCAAAAGGCCTTACAAATTGGCTCACAATCCTCCCACTAACAGCACTAATAAACTGATGCAACTTAAAGAAAGTTATGGCTAACAAATTCCATTTCTTTTGTTAAATATAGGTCCAAGACCATCGGCGGCTAGCGTTGAAAGCAGCTACAGTCCTTACACACCGACTCAGCAAGTGCCGCCCGTGGCCAAGAGTCCACCGGTGCAATACCAACAGCCAACACCACCGGCAAcaccgccgcagcagcagcagcaacagtcgGAGCAGCCACCTGCAACACGTCCGGAGTTCCGCAGTGTGCCCATGCCCACATCGCCAGCGGTGAACGTCTACACCCGTCAAACGGACAGTCCCAGATCGCCTTTCgagccgcagcaacagcagcagcagcaaccacagcGATCCACTGAGAGCCCCTTCCGGTttgcacagcagcaacagcagcaacagtcaCCGCAGCAACGTCCACCAACAGCGATATCGCCGCTGGCTcaggtgcagcagcagcagcaacagcagttgcaacagcagcagcaacagctccagcagctgcagcaacaacagttccagcagcaacaactgcaacaacagcagttccagcaacaacagttgcagcagcagcaacagcagcaacagctgcaacagcagcaacagcagcaacagcaacagcagcaacagcaacagcagcagcaaccggCAGCTCAATCAGTACCATGGCGCACTCAACGTGCTCAGCCTGGagcacaacagcaacaggatTCGCATCCACAACCCATCTACAACAAtgttcagcagcagcaacaaagatCTCGCGATGTCTTCAGTCCGGCAAGGAATGAAACACCGGCAGCAAACACGTTCAAttcacagcagcaacagaacCAATTTGGTGGAGCAGCAAAGCCGGTAAGTGATCTAtaaaatagatttttatttaatttattctttCTACTGTGGAATCTGCAGTTTATCTTACTATTTAGATTGCCCCACTTATTTTTGCGTTATTTCCATATCGAATTGACCTTTAACTATGTTACTCATACGCCATTGAACATCATTGTGCAAGCACATGTGTGGCCTATGACTAATTCATAAGTAAACCAGGCACAGCTAATTTGACAAATATGCTAAGTAATATGAAGTTTTCACGCTGCtacaatgcaaataaatgGAACGCCTGTTTTCGCGGAAGAACATTAGGATATTTATAAACCAAAATCTTTGCGAGAAAATGCTCGAATCACGCGTGAAAATGAACATTGAATGCATTTACCAAGTGCAGTGTCTAAAATTAGTGGCAAGCAAAGGCCAAACACGAATTTTGAACTTGAGGCGCAAAACTTCATGGGGAAATCTAAAAACCAGATTAATCATGTTAAGAAAACATTGCTGATTAACAAATGCTAACGATATATTGTATTATTATACCTATTTTTCAATGTGCAGACCAACGTTGGATCGCTTTACATAGCTCCACTGGCCCAGCCCACTGAACCGCAGGCTCAACGAATCCttttgcaacagcagcagcagtcatCTGCTCGGGATTCACCCATGCGCCAACttccacagcagcagcagccacagacCAACCAACCGATGAGATGGCTCAGCTCACAGCCGGCTAGCAAGGAGCAGGCACCCTGGGCTCGTCCCGAGGAGAATGGCAACGTTCTGCCCTCCACCTTGCGCCAGACCACTCCGGCACCGCAGCCCCAAGTCGTCCCTCAACcgcagccacagcagcagcagcagcagaccaCCTTCTACCAGCCGCAGTTGGTCCAAGGTAATGGCTACGGACCAACACCGGTTTCAGCCGCTCCCATCAGTCTGCAGAATTTCGGATCAAATCCACAGCCGGGAGGACTACGTTTGCAGATCAACCTAAACACcaatggcaacagcagcaataacACAAATCAAAGTGCTCCACGGGTGAGTTAAGAACTAAAGCATtttggtaaatatttataaggGCGACAGTTTGCTATAATGATGATTCAGACTATATTGGAGAAGCGGGATGCTTATCACAACATGCCCTGCATCCGAAGAGCTCATGCCGGCACATGATGTATTAGTGTATTATTATCATATATAAGTCGGTTAtatgttttaaaaaataaatagtacACAAGTAGAAATAAATGATCCGCTTTTATACTTTagaaattttttaatttaatatttaatatataatgtataatatataattatatttccTTTTAGGAGCGTATCATACCGATAACTCTGGAGCAGACGCCGACGTATGCCGCAGCCCAGCCCAACTTTGGTGGTAAGTTTTTAAGACAGCATCTTGATTATGTGTTCTGTACAATATGTGTGGCGCTTTCCTAAAATCCGTAAATGTTTGTGACTAATACCCTACGTAGTTTATTCCCACCCCAAACACCCCGAAACTCCCGTGCACTCTCCACTCCAAAGGAATGACTTTCACCCGTGTATGATTTACCCAAATTCCCGCTCTCGTCCAAATGTGTAACTCTCCAATTTTTACTTCAAAATGTGTCTATGTATACTCTTTCTATCCCATGAAAGCGCCTGCAGGTCACATAATACGCTCAGCTAATCAATTTGTCGATCAAGGTTACCAGAATTACCCACCACAAGCCCAGCGATTCCCGTCGCCCAATCAGCCAACGAGTACGAGTAACAACACCAATGGCAATGCCACCCGGCTAATCCCAATAGCCATCGAGGGAGGACGCGGCGGTCCAGTTTCCCAGTCGCCAGTGCTGCTCCAGAAGTAAGTCAACTTTTGTTTTCAAAGGATTTACCCTACTGCCGGCTATCCTTGTGCCTTGCCCAAAACCCAACGAATTGGCCCGCACTAATGCGATTTAATTTTGTGCTTTTCTACCGACTAAAACAACCAACAACTACTTAGTGGCAATTACAATTTGTATGTGCACCAGTGTCCGCTCGAGGCGGAGATCCTCTACAGAAAGAATCGTCTCAGGTAGTACGAGAGCACTGTGCCCACCAAAGTATATCGAGCAACATCAATATCTCATGCCATGCATTCTTCTGTATGTTATAGTCTCAATTCGAATCTGGAATTCTTTTGATATTTGGAAATATGTTCTTTGATCAATTTGATCAAACTATTAAACTCAGAAAGTGCTTTTGTGCCTAAATacagatacatacatacatagatacagatattcagatattatatatgCCCAGTAGAAgctatatatttaaataacttatttaattattataattgttttttttattattatattttttgttatattattaCCAATTGAAGTAATACGAAATTCTTTCGTATCACAACAGATATAAGTAGATAAAAAGTAAATTTGATTAGGTTTTCTTGCATCGTAGTTAGCCTCATACATTACATTTGCATTCTCGCTTTTAGTACAATTTCGTgcatttatgcaaaattctaAAATTGGTTTCGTTAAGTACCGATCATAAATCCAAGCCAAATCTAACCAATAATTCAAACGTTTCGTTCGCACCAAACAAAATCGTTGTAATTTGGttaatttcaaacattttcGATGGCATGCTAACCAACAACCTAACCTAACACACGCCTATATCTACTTGCAGCGATCCACGCTCACCGCCCATCCAATCGAAATCGTTTAGAATATTGCAAAAGATAACCGACACCGTGGACGATGGCAGCGGGAATGGCGATTTGCGGCAGGACATGCAGCAGACGCCCCAGGAGGCGGAGCTGCAGCGGCCGCAGTTCGCCCGCCAGATGAGCGCCCAGCAGGCCAGGAATAGTCCGACCATCGAGCAGATGCGACGCCTGCAAATTGGACAGGATCAGCAGAGTAACCAACAGCAGTCGGGTACGCCACTAGTTTGGTCCCCGCAAGGTGAGATCCGATAGGTTGTCCTCCTCATTGCTCCTCGCCCATCCTCAGATATCTCACatcttatacatatatatacggTATTATATATCGGTGGGTAAGAGTGTAGTTGTGGTGAAAGTTCTTAATCCTCGGGGAGTGTCCTTGGGTCCTTGGGAAAACTTCTACTAAACCCTATAACCGCTTTTAGCTACAAGAACACCTTCTGGTTGATAGAAACTAACCAGCTTACTGTATCTGTCCTGATTAGTATTGCTAGAATCGGTGCTATGCCAAAATTATGCAGCACTACTAAGTAGAATATATACTAAGTAGCTATATTATTGAAATATTACTTCAATTAGTTGGCTTTAGCttataaatgtaaatgtttttTTCAGGTAACGGAGTCTCCGCTCAGAACCGATTTACGCAACAACGATATGGTAAGGATTGAGTATGGATAGTTTTCAAAAATAAGGGGCATATTTATAAATGACGTAAAAAATCGATAAAACAtacattaatttattatttttatttagatgccccccaacaacaacagcaatatgTGCCGCCAAGTGAACAGCAAGCTCCGGAACCCAAAAAATACACAGGCAGCGCTATACCCAGTCGATCATTCAAAATTCTACAGGCAATGACAACACCTGAAAATGCCGGTAAGTACAGATGTGCCGAGTAGTCAATGTGCCGACTGATACACACTTGGAAGGATAAATCGTTCTCTGAAATTAAGTTACAATTTTAAAGAACcagaacatacatacatcaGACAAAAATCATGGCTGTATATATACTCAGAATCCATCCAGCATCACTAAACCTACTGATCACAAAGTTCACTCAGACACAAGCACATGGAGCATTGCACCAAGGATCgtaatttttataaaaccgTTTTTGAGAGATTTCACCTTTTTTGCTAAATGGTGTCCCGACACTAGATTGACCTAATCCCAATCGCTTTTGATATTAATTTTGAGCATCCCACACCATTTTGCTTATACACATGCGCCACTTACTTGTACATAGCTTGGCTTGACCATTTAACCAATCAGTTATTCAAATCGCAATTGATCGGATCAATTTGACAAAAGAGATCACATTCGAAAACCAAACATTTTGTTCGCACTCTCATCGTGTCTATTtctctttttcttcttttatatTTGATAACCGTGTACCACAAAATCGACCTCAGACCATAAAATTCACACCGAGCTGGACTCGGATTTGGAAAATGTTGAACTGAACGAATCCccaaacaataataataataataataacagtaACAACGGAAGTactgaaaataataataatcataataagaTTAACAGTAAAACCAATAAACGTCATAGCTACACTTcatccacacccacaccctCACCATCAACCTGCACAGATCCCACCACCCATTCATCAAACTCATCTCTTAGTTCGGATAGCTCTTGTCCCCCACAGCCACCTCGATCGCAATCGGTTCCACCCCAGTATCCCTATGCCTACGGGTATCCGTATCCATGGTACATGCCGCCTCCTCCACCTGTCAACGGTGAGGGAGCTCCCTGGCCATATCCCTATTCATATCCACCGCCACCTCCTCCACAATCGATGGATGGAAAGCAGGCAGAAGGATTTCCACCATATCCCTATTACTACCCATATTATCCGCCTCCCTTGCCACCTTATGGACAACAACCCGGGGAAGCTCAGATACCGCCGGGCTATCCTCAGTTCCATGCCATGCCACCATATGGGCACCCGTATCCCTATCCAGTGGCTCCCAGTTACAGTCAGAGTTCCACCGAAGAGAGCAGAGCCAGCAGTGTTCTACCGGATAT
This genomic stretch from Drosophila mauritiana strain mau12 chromosome 2L, ASM438214v1, whole genome shotgun sequence harbors:
- the LOC117143766 gene encoding polyglutamine-repeat protein pqn-41 isoform X2 → MATSTLQSPSPSPSTASVSSKNPQLKRVVYSKYRELLGSYNDKANAIIDTLPAYMVRQDRGFQLSELPVNGDANRSGLESSYGQRGGGGSGNGGYEAPACVQNAMMTKDKKPFTYTPGGIDLSQIRSERMAKRLARNAQSEGATGAAQQNRPAQPQSPGGPGGAASSIGAAAMGMPFQVLPPPPPPPQPQSGKNGTQGASAAPPPPPPQQPSTLAPPTGRLSAPGSPATARKSPTPQRFEPPPLGFRPEIKIPPNPMAALRKVAPPVEKNTFWKDEYIKDRSKSPLPEVAPAANGGYSSNTADAVDGPRPSAASVESSYSPYTPTQQVPPVAKSPPVQYQQPTPPATPPQQQQQQSEQPPATRPEFRSVPMPTSPAVNVYTRQTDSPRSPFEPQQQQQQQPQRSTESPFRFAQQQQQQQSPQQRPPTAISPLAQVQQQQQQQLQQQQQQLQQLQQQQFQQQQLQQQQFQQQQLQQQQQQQQLQQQQQQQQQQQQQQQQQQPAAQSVPWRTQRAQPGAQQQQDSHPQPIYNNVQQQQQRSRDVFSPARNETPAANTFNSQQQQNQFGGAAKPTNVGSLYIAPLAQPTEPQAQRILLQQQQQSSARDSPMRQLPQQQQPQTNQPMRWLSSQPASKEQAPWARPEENGNVLPSTLRQTTPAPQPQVVPQPQPQQQQQQTTFYQPQLVQGNGYGPTPVSAAPISLQNFGSNPQPGGLRLQINLNTNGNSSNNTNQSAPRERIIPITLEQTPTYAAAQPNFGGHIIRSANQFVDQGYQNYPPQAQRFPSPNQPTSTSNNTNGNATRLIPIAIEGGRGGPVSQSPVLLQNDPRSPPIQSKSFRILQKITDTVDDGSGNGDLRQDMQQTPQEAELQRPQFARQMSAQQARNSPTIEQMRRLQIGQDQQSNQQQSGTPLVWSPQGNGVSAQNRFTQQRYDAPQQQQQYVPPSEQQAPEPKKYTGSAIPSRSFKILQAMTTPENAGPGQSDL
- the LOC117143766 gene encoding histone-lysine N-methyltransferase 2D isoform X1, translating into MATSTLQSPSPSPSTASVSSKNPQLKRVVYSKYRELLGSYNDKANAIIDTLPAYMVRQDRGFQLSELPVNGDANRSGLESSYGQRGGGGSGNGGYEAPACVQNAMMTKDKKPFTYTPGGIDLSQIRSERMAKRLARNAQSEGATGAAQQNRPAQPQSPGGPGGAASSIGAAAMGMPFQVLPPPPPPPQPQSGKNGTQGASAAPPPPPPQQPSTLAPPTGRLSAPGSPATARKSPTPQRFEPPPLGFRPEIKIPPNPMAALRKVAPPVEKNTFWKDEYIKDRSKSPLPEVAPAANGGYSSNTADAVDGPRPSAASVESSYSPYTPTQQVPPVAKSPPVQYQQPTPPATPPQQQQQQSEQPPATRPEFRSVPMPTSPAVNVYTRQTDSPRSPFEPQQQQQQQPQRSTESPFRFAQQQQQQQSPQQRPPTAISPLAQVQQQQQQQLQQQQQQLQQLQQQQFQQQQLQQQQFQQQQLQQQQQQQQLQQQQQQQQQQQQQQQQQQPAAQSVPWRTQRAQPGAQQQQDSHPQPIYNNVQQQQQRSRDVFSPARNETPAANTFNSQQQQNQFGGAAKPTNVGSLYIAPLAQPTEPQAQRILLQQQQQSSARDSPMRQLPQQQQPQTNQPMRWLSSQPASKEQAPWARPEENGNVLPSTLRQTTPAPQPQVVPQPQPQQQQQQTTFYQPQLVQGNGYGPTPVSAAPISLQNFGSNPQPGGLRLQINLNTNGNSSNNTNQSAPRERIIPITLEQTPTYAAAQPNFGAPAGHIIRSANQFVDQGYQNYPPQAQRFPSPNQPTSTSNNTNGNATRLIPIAIEGGRGGPVSQSPVLLQNDPRSPPIQSKSFRILQKITDTVDDGSGNGDLRQDMQQTPQEAELQRPQFARQMSAQQARNSPTIEQMRRLQIGQDQQSNQQQSGTPLVWSPQGNGVSAQNRFTQQRYDAPQQQQQYVPPSEQQAPEPKKYTGSAIPSRSFKILQAMTTPENAGPGQSDL
- the LOC117143766 gene encoding histone-lysine N-methyltransferase 2D isoform X5 codes for the protein MATSTLQSPSPSPSTASVSSKNPQLKRVVYSKYRELLGSYNDKANAIIDTLPAYMVRQDRGFQLSELPVNGDANRSGLESSYGQRGGGGSGNGGYEAPACVQNAMMTKDKKPFTYTPGGIDLSQIRSERMAKRLARNAQSEGATGAAQQNRPAQPQSPGGPGGAASSIGAAAMGMPFQVLPPPPPPPQPQSGPRPSAASVESSYSPYTPTQQVPPVAKSPPVQYQQPTPPATPPQQQQQQSEQPPATRPEFRSVPMPTSPAVNVYTRQTDSPRSPFEPQQQQQQQPQRSTESPFRFAQQQQQQQSPQQRPPTAISPLAQVQQQQQQQLQQQQQQLQQLQQQQFQQQQLQQQQFQQQQLQQQQQQQQLQQQQQQQQQQQQQQQQQQPAAQSVPWRTQRAQPGAQQQQDSHPQPIYNNVQQQQQRSRDVFSPARNETPAANTFNSQQQQNQFGGAAKPTNVGSLYIAPLAQPTEPQAQRILLQQQQQSSARDSPMRQLPQQQQPQTNQPMRWLSSQPASKEQAPWARPEENGNVLPSTLRQTTPAPQPQVVPQPQPQQQQQQTTFYQPQLVQGNGYGPTPVSAAPISLQNFGSNPQPGGLRLQINLNTNGNSSNNTNQSAPRERIIPITLEQTPTYAAAQPNFGGYQNYPPQAQRFPSPNQPTSTSNNTNGNATRLIPIAIEGGRGGPVSQSPVLLQNDPRSPPIQSKSFRILQKITDTVDDGSGNGDLRQDMQQTPQEAELQRPQFARQMSAQQARNSPTIEQMRRLQIGQDQQSNQQQSGTPLVWSPQGNGVSAQNRFTQQRYDAPQQQQQYVPPSEQQAPEPKKYTGSAIPSRSFKILQAMTTPENAGPGQSDL